In a genomic window of Sphingomonas koreensis:
- the gap gene encoding type I glyceraldehyde-3-phosphate dehydrogenase, translating to MMTKVAINGFGRIGRLVARAILERPESGLELVTINDLADAKSNAWLFSRDSVHGKYPGTVEADGDDIVVDGKRIRVTKERDPANLPHGEQGIDLVLECTGFFTDRESCQKHIDAGAKKVLISAPGKNVDLTVVYGVNHDKLTADMTIVSNASCTTNCLAPVAKVLNDTVGIERGLMTTIHAYTNDQKILDQIHPDMRRARAAAMSMIPTTTGAARAVGEVLPELKGKLDGSSVRVPVPDGSLIDLTFTPKRDTSVEEVNSILKAASESGPLKGVLYYSDEPLVSIDIVHTPASSTIDSLETAVIDGKLVRVVSWYDNEWGFSNRMVDTASTMAKLG from the coding sequence TTGATGACGAAAGTTGCGATCAACGGATTCGGACGTATCGGCCGGCTGGTGGCGCGCGCCATCCTCGAGCGGCCTGAGAGTGGTCTCGAGCTGGTGACGATCAACGACCTCGCCGACGCCAAGTCGAACGCATGGCTGTTCAGCCGCGACAGCGTGCACGGCAAATATCCGGGCACGGTCGAGGCGGATGGCGACGACATCGTCGTCGACGGCAAGCGCATTCGCGTGACCAAGGAGCGCGATCCCGCCAATCTGCCCCATGGCGAGCAGGGCATCGATCTGGTGCTGGAGTGCACCGGCTTCTTCACCGACCGCGAGAGCTGCCAGAAGCACATCGATGCCGGCGCCAAGAAGGTGCTGATCTCGGCCCCGGGCAAGAATGTCGACCTGACCGTCGTCTATGGGGTCAACCACGACAAGCTGACCGCCGACATGACGATCGTCTCGAACGCGTCGTGCACCACCAACTGCCTCGCGCCGGTGGCCAAGGTGCTGAACGATACGGTGGGCATCGAGCGTGGCCTGATGACCACGATCCATGCCTATACCAACGACCAGAAGATCCTCGACCAGATCCACCCGGACATGCGCCGCGCACGCGCTGCGGCGATGAGCATGATCCCGACCACCACCGGCGCCGCGCGTGCCGTTGGCGAAGTGCTGCCAGAGCTCAAGGGCAAGCTCGACGGTTCGTCGGTGCGCGTACCCGTTCCCGATGGCTCGCTCATCGACCTGACCTTCACCCCGAAGCGCGACACCAGCGTCGAGGAAGTGAATTCGATCCTCAAGGCGGCGTCGGAAAGCGGACCGCTCAAGGGCGTGCTCTACTACTCCGACGAGCCGCTGGTTTCGATCGACATCGTCCACACCCCGGCCTCGTCGACCATCGACAGCCTCGAGACCGCGGTGATCGACGGCAAGCTCGTCCGCGTCGTCAGCTGGTACGATAACGAGTGGGGCTTCTCGAACCGCATGGTCGACACCGCGTCGACGATGGCGAAGCTCGGATAA
- a CDS encoding MOSC domain-containing protein has translation MGRIAGIARHAFAKAPIETIDRAAVTLEGGIAGDFRGAMKGKPYKRQVSLIEAGDWAAAMAEVGRDLPWEQRRANLLVEGFDLPQVAGTRLRIGADVVLEVTVETDPCERMNALADGLRDALTPDWRGGICTMVIAPGDIAVGDEIRIEE, from the coding sequence ATGGGCCGGATCGCCGGCATCGCCCGCCACGCGTTCGCCAAGGCGCCGATCGAGACGATCGATCGCGCCGCAGTGACGCTGGAGGGCGGCATTGCCGGCGATTTCCGCGGCGCGATGAAGGGCAAGCCCTACAAGCGCCAGGTCTCGCTGATCGAGGCGGGCGATTGGGCAGCGGCGATGGCCGAGGTGGGGCGCGACCTCCCCTGGGAACAGCGTCGCGCCAATCTGCTGGTCGAGGGGTTCGACCTGCCGCAGGTCGCGGGTACAAGGCTGCGTATCGGCGCCGATGTGGTGCTTGAGGTGACGGTCGAGACCGATCCGTGCGAGCGGATGAACGCGCTGGCTGACGGGCTGCGCGACGCGCTGACGCCGGACTGGCGCGGCGGCATATGTACGATGGTGATCGCCCCCGGCGACATCGCGGTGGGCGACGAGATCAGGATCGAAGAATGA
- a CDS encoding 2OG-Fe(II) oxygenase family protein — MADPVSGAGEPRVRALFATPVIAEIWQEAPRWNAALKAAILARSGQDRGVSKSNLHGWQSGTDLDRWGGEAALALRDHALERAREFAVDAFAGTREIAWIAEMWANVSRRGAANQTHAHPGSFWSMVYYVDDGYAGSHDKLLGGELSFLDPRFPMVRMAAPDLRYRRDDGSVDNQEVWMRPRAGLVVMFPSWLMHSVRPYAGQGTRISIAINILARDA; from the coding sequence ATGGCTGATCCGGTTTCCGGCGCAGGTGAGCCGCGCGTTCGCGCGCTGTTTGCCACGCCGGTGATCGCTGAAATATGGCAGGAAGCGCCGCGATGGAACGCCGCGCTCAAGGCTGCGATCCTCGCCCGCAGCGGTCAGGATCGCGGCGTCAGCAAATCCAATCTCCATGGCTGGCAATCAGGGACCGACCTTGACCGCTGGGGCGGTGAGGCGGCGTTGGCGCTGCGAGACCATGCCCTTGAGCGCGCGCGCGAATTCGCGGTCGACGCATTTGCCGGTACGCGCGAGATCGCCTGGATCGCGGAGATGTGGGCGAACGTGTCCAGGCGCGGCGCGGCGAACCAGACCCACGCGCACCCTGGCAGCTTCTGGTCGATGGTCTATTATGTCGATGACGGCTATGCCGGGTCGCACGACAAGCTACTGGGCGGCGAGCTGTCGTTCCTCGATCCGCGGTTTCCAATGGTGCGGATGGCCGCACCAGACTTGCGTTATCGCCGCGACGATGGGTCGGTCGACAATCAGGAGGTGTGGATGCGCCCGCGCGCGGGGCTGGTCGTGATGTTCCCGTCCTGGCTGATGCATTCGGTGCGTCCCTATGCCGGGCAGGGGACGCGCATTTCGATCGCGATCAATATTCTGGCGCGCGACGCATGA
- a CDS encoding GNAT family N-acetyltransferase — MTYSDLTIRGYRAADMEALSAIWFDASRIAHPFIGEARLREQRVLIETIYLPQAETLVAVHRGEPAGFISLMDDFVGGLFVSPHHQGAGIGRTLIEHAIESREELRLEVYTANAGACAFYRSLGFVETGRRPLDDQGLPFENAQMALTR, encoded by the coding sequence ATGACATATTCGGATCTGACGATCCGCGGCTATCGCGCCGCGGATATGGAAGCCCTGTCGGCCATCTGGTTCGACGCGTCGCGGATCGCCCATCCGTTCATCGGCGAAGCGCGCTTGCGCGAGCAGCGCGTGCTGATCGAGACGATCTACCTTCCGCAGGCGGAGACGCTGGTCGCGGTCCATCGCGGCGAACCGGCGGGCTTCATCAGCCTGATGGACGATTTCGTCGGCGGCCTGTTCGTCTCTCCGCACCATCAGGGCGCGGGCATCGGGCGCACGCTGATCGAGCACGCGATCGAGTCGAGAGAGGAACTCCGGCTGGAGGTGTACACCGCCAATGCAGGCGCCTGCGCCTTCTACCGGTCACTCGGCTTCGTCGAAACCGGCCGCCGGCCACTCGACGATCAGGGGCTGCCGTTCGAGAACGCGCAGATGGCTCTGACACGCTGA
- a CDS encoding fructose bisphosphate aldolase — protein sequence MNFTGMTAKIAEGNGFIAALDQSGGSTPKALKGYGIEEDAYSGDEEMFDLIHAMRSRIITSPSFNGDKVIGAILFERTMDGQVDGEPTPQALIERGVVPFIKIDKGLEAEENGVQLMKPMPELDALLARAKGLGVFGTKERSVVNLANAQGIAAIVAQQFEVGRQVLAAGLMPILEPEVNIKSPERAQADAILRDEILKHLDAMTGDDKVMLKLSIPAQPGLFDALVDHPRVLRVVALSGGFKRPEACAELAKNRGMIASFSRALLEDLRHGMTDAEFDASLGAAIDEIHAASTVKVPVTT from the coding sequence ATGAATTTCACCGGGATGACCGCGAAGATCGCGGAAGGAAACGGTTTTATCGCCGCGCTCGACCAGAGCGGCGGTTCGACGCCCAAGGCGCTCAAGGGATATGGCATCGAGGAAGATGCCTATTCGGGCGACGAGGAGATGTTCGACCTGATCCACGCGATGCGCAGCCGCATCATCACTTCGCCCAGCTTCAATGGTGACAAGGTGATCGGCGCGATCCTGTTCGAACGCACGATGGACGGCCAGGTCGATGGCGAGCCGACTCCCCAGGCGCTGATCGAACGCGGCGTCGTCCCCTTCATCAAGATCGACAAGGGGCTGGAGGCTGAGGAAAACGGCGTCCAGTTGATGAAGCCGATGCCCGAGCTCGATGCGCTGCTCGCCCGCGCCAAGGGGCTGGGGGTGTTCGGGACCAAGGAGCGCTCGGTCGTCAACCTTGCCAACGCCCAGGGCATCGCCGCGATCGTCGCACAGCAGTTCGAAGTGGGCCGTCAGGTGCTCGCCGCCGGCCTCATGCCGATCCTCGAGCCCGAGGTGAACATCAAGTCGCCCGAGCGTGCGCAGGCCGACGCGATCCTGCGTGACGAGATCCTCAAGCACCTCGACGCGATGACCGGCGACGACAAGGTGATGCTCAAGCTGTCGATCCCGGCGCAGCCCGGCCTGTTCGACGCGCTGGTCGATCATCCGCGCGTGCTGCGCGTCGTCGCGCTCTCGGGCGGGTTCAAGCGACCCGAGGCGTGCGCGGAACTGGCGAAGAATCGCGGCATGATCGCGAGCTTCAGCCGCGCGCTGCTCGAGGATCTGCGCCACGGCATGACCGACGCGGAATTCGACGCTTCGCTCGGCGCCGCGATCGACGAGATCCACGCGGCATCCACCGTCAAGGTGCCCGTCACCACCTGA
- a CDS encoding cell division protein ZapA: protein MGQITLTVAGRSHTIACRDGEEVHLERLERMLNKHAETALAASGGMSGERTMLFIALILADLLDEAERNPPGGVSPVLLDTLAARLESVAAALEDRG from the coding sequence GTGGGCCAGATCACCCTTACCGTTGCCGGCCGCAGTCACACCATCGCCTGCCGCGATGGCGAAGAGGTGCATCTGGAGCGGCTGGAGCGGATGCTCAACAAACATGCCGAGACCGCACTCGCCGCCTCGGGCGGCATGTCGGGCGAACGTACGATGCTGTTCATCGCGCTGATCCTCGCCGATCTGCTCGACGAGGCCGAACGCAATCCGCCGGGCGGCGTATCCCCGGTGCTGCTCGACACGCTCGCCGCGCGCCTCGAATCGGTTGCGGCGGCACTTGAGGATCGCGGCTAG
- a CDS encoding phosphoglycerate kinase, with product MSERAFKTLDDMGDVTGKRVLVREDLNVPMADGHVTDDTRLRAAVPTVSELADKGAIVLVLAHFGRPKTPSPELSTAQLVRPFSQVLGRPVRYIDWEGDIESTATLQPGDIAVLENTRFFGGEEKNDPKVIDRFAALGDFYVNDAFSAAHRAHASTEGLAHRLPAFAGRQMEAELDALDKALGNPEHPVAAVVGGAKVSTKLDVLKHLVGQVDHLIIGGGMANTFLAARGVNVGKSLCEHDLTGTAEEIFDAAEKANCTIHLPYDVVVSKEFAANPPSLRTCNVHEVAEDEMILDVGPAASEALADVLKNCRTLVWNGPLGAFETKPFDTATMALAHTVAALTKEGSLVSVAGGGDTVAALNQAGVSSEMTFVSTAGGAFLEWMEGKALPGVAALHG from the coding sequence ATGAGCGAGCGAGCTTTCAAGACGCTGGACGATATGGGCGACGTCACCGGCAAGCGCGTGCTGGTCCGTGAGGATCTGAACGTGCCGATGGCCGATGGCCATGTCACTGACGACACCCGCCTGCGCGCCGCGGTGCCCACGGTGAGCGAACTCGCCGACAAGGGGGCGATCGTCCTCGTCCTTGCCCATTTCGGCCGTCCCAAGACGCCGAGCCCTGAGCTTTCGACCGCGCAGCTCGTCCGCCCGTTCAGCCAGGTGCTGGGTCGTCCGGTCCGTTACATCGACTGGGAAGGCGACATCGAATCGACCGCGACGCTCCAGCCCGGCGACATCGCGGTGCTGGAGAATACCCGCTTCTTCGGCGGCGAGGAGAAGAACGATCCCAAGGTGATCGACCGCTTCGCTGCGTTGGGCGACTTCTACGTCAACGACGCCTTTTCCGCCGCACACCGCGCGCACGCCTCGACCGAGGGGCTGGCGCACCGCCTCCCGGCGTTCGCCGGCCGCCAGATGGAGGCCGAGCTCGACGCGCTCGACAAGGCGCTTGGTAACCCCGAGCACCCGGTCGCGGCGGTGGTCGGCGGCGCCAAGGTCTCGACCAAGCTCGACGTGCTCAAGCATCTGGTCGGCCAGGTCGATCACCTGATCATCGGCGGTGGCATGGCCAACACCTTCCTCGCCGCGCGCGGGGTGAATGTCGGCAAGTCGCTGTGCGAGCATGACCTGACAGGCACCGCGGAAGAGATCTTCGACGCGGCCGAGAAGGCCAATTGCACCATCCATCTCCCGTACGACGTGGTCGTCTCGAAGGAGTTCGCCGCCAACCCGCCCAGCTTGCGCACCTGCAACGTGCACGAGGTCGCCGAGGACGAGATGATCCTCGACGTCGGCCCGGCGGCGAGCGAGGCGCTGGCCGACGTGCTCAAGAACTGCCGCACGCTGGTCTGGAATGGCCCGCTCGGCGCGTTCGAGACCAAGCCGTTCGACACCGCGACGATGGCACTCGCCCACACGGTTGCGGCGCTGACCAAGGAAGGCTCGCTCGTGTCCGTCGCGGGTGGCGGCGACACCGTCGCCGCGCTCAACCAGGCCGGCGTGTCGAGCGAGATGACCTTCGTCTCCACCGCGGGCGGCGCTTTCCTCGAATGGATGGAAGGCAAGGCGCTCCCCGGGGTGGCTGCGCTGCATGGCTGA
- the tkt gene encoding transketolase, translating to MTVSFSDRANAIRALAMDAIEAANSGHPGMPMGMADVATVLFSDYLKYDPTDPKWADRDRFVLSAGHGSMLIYALLNLAGYAQPTIEDIANFRQVGSPCAGHPENFELPGVECTTGPLGQGLAMAVGMAIAERHLNAGFGDDLVDHRTWVVAGDGCLMEGINHEAIGLAGHLKLGRLIVLWDDNKITIDGAVELSSNEDIPARYAATGWHVVECDGHDPASIKAAFDAALADGRPSLVRCKTIIGKGAPNKQGTSATHGAALGAEEVAAARVELGWDYPPFVVPDEIRAAWLAAGKRGAEPHAAWQDRLASHSDRHEFTRRMAGDLPNGFALDAYIESLLADPKKVATRTASQMALDVINAALPETIGGSADLTPSNNTLTKGLQDFTAQNRAGRYVRYGIREFGMAAAMNGMALHGGVLPYGGTFLVFSDYARPAIRLSALQNARVVYVMTHDSIGLGEDGPTHQPVEHVMSLRLIPNLEVWRPCDVVETAEAWGAAVARKDGPSLLALSRQNLPQLSSGGAANGGYRLQAAQAERKVVLIATGSEVEIAVAVRAELEGQGIGADVVSLPCWSRFDAQDAAYHADLLPEGVLRVSIEAGTTIGWERYTGIHGLRFGIDRFGASGPGPKLYDHFGLTAAAITPQILARL from the coding sequence GTGACCGTTTCGTTCAGTGATCGCGCCAACGCCATCCGCGCGCTCGCGATGGATGCCATCGAGGCAGCAAATTCCGGCCATCCGGGCATGCCGATGGGCATGGCCGATGTCGCCACCGTGTTGTTCAGCGACTATCTGAAATACGATCCCACCGATCCCAAATGGGCCGATCGCGACCGTTTCGTGCTGTCGGCGGGCCATGGCTCGATGCTGATCTACGCGCTGCTCAACCTCGCCGGCTACGCCCAGCCGACGATCGAGGATATTGCGAACTTCCGCCAGGTCGGCAGCCCGTGCGCCGGTCACCCCGAGAATTTCGAGCTTCCCGGCGTCGAGTGCACCACCGGTCCGCTGGGCCAGGGCCTTGCCATGGCGGTAGGCATGGCTATCGCGGAGCGGCACCTCAACGCCGGGTTCGGCGACGATCTTGTCGACCACCGTACCTGGGTTGTCGCGGGCGATGGCTGCCTGATGGAAGGCATCAACCACGAGGCGATCGGTCTTGCCGGGCATCTCAAGCTCGGCCGCCTGATCGTGCTGTGGGACGACAACAAGATCACGATCGATGGCGCGGTGGAACTGTCGTCGAACGAGGATATCCCCGCGCGCTATGCCGCGACCGGCTGGCACGTCGTCGAGTGCGACGGGCACGATCCGGCGAGCATCAAGGCGGCGTTCGATGCCGCGCTGGCCGATGGCCGCCCGTCGCTCGTCCGCTGCAAGACGATCATCGGCAAGGGCGCCCCCAACAAGCAGGGCACTTCGGCCACCCACGGCGCGGCGCTTGGCGCCGAGGAAGTCGCCGCCGCGCGTGTCGAACTGGGCTGGGACTATCCGCCCTTCGTCGTGCCGGATGAGATCCGCGCCGCCTGGCTCGCCGCGGGCAAGCGCGGGGCGGAGCCTCATGCTGCGTGGCAGGATCGCCTCGCAAGTCATTCTGATCGCCACGAGTTCACGCGGCGGATGGCGGGCGACCTGCCCAATGGCTTCGCGCTCGACGCCTATATCGAAAGCCTGTTGGCCGACCCCAAGAAGGTCGCGACGCGCACCGCCAGCCAGATGGCGCTCGACGTGATCAACGCCGCACTGCCCGAGACGATCGGCGGCTCGGCCGACCTCACCCCGTCGAACAACACCCTGACCAAGGGACTGCAGGATTTCACCGCGCAGAACCGCGCGGGCCGCTATGTCCGCTATGGCATTCGCGAGTTCGGCATGGCTGCGGCGATGAACGGGATGGCGCTGCACGGCGGCGTGCTGCCCTATGGCGGCACCTTCCTGGTCTTTTCCGACTATGCCCGCCCGGCGATCCGCCTGTCGGCGCTGCAGAACGCCCGCGTCGTCTATGTGATGACGCACGATTCGATCGGGCTTGGCGAAGACGGTCCGACTCATCAGCCGGTCGAGCATGTCATGTCGCTGCGCCTGATCCCGAACCTCGAGGTGTGGCGCCCGTGCGACGTGGTCGAGACCGCCGAGGCGTGGGGCGCCGCGGTCGCGCGCAAGGACGGCCCCTCGCTGCTCGCCCTGTCGCGCCAGAATCTGCCCCAGCTCAGCTCGGGCGGCGCAGCGAACGGCGGCTACCGCCTCCAGGCCGCGCAGGCCGAGCGCAAGGTGGTGCTGATCGCCACGGGTTCGGAAGTCGAGATCGCAGTCGCGGTTCGCGCCGAGCTGGAAGGGCAGGGGATCGGCGCCGACGTCGTCTCGCTGCCCTGCTGGTCGCGTTTCGACGCGCAGGACGCGGCCTATCATGCCGATCTGCTGCCCGAAGGCGTGCTGCGCGTCTCGATCGAGGCGGGCACGACGATCGGCTGGGAACGCTATACCGGCATCCACGGGCTGCGCTTCGGCATCGACCGCTTCGGCGCGTCGGGCCCCGGGCCCAAGCTCTACGACCATTTCGGGCTGACCGCTGCCGCGATCACACCCCAGATTCTTGCACGACTCTAA